The following are from one region of the Phycisphaeraceae bacterium genome:
- a CDS encoding metallophosphoesterase, giving the protein MNRSPERSRRAPRISLECYEIEHPRVSQGVDGLTILHLSDFHLKRAWREDPRMVELVDLVGSVEVDLVVLTGDYIERRGSEADACDFLETLSASWRARIGAFGIFGNHDTPELVRQVTDRVRWLNNERTRVGDLLIVGTSEPEDLLGAMAQDGQGGTADMGFSILLAHYPTQIVPAAAMGIDLVLAGHTHGGQIRISPRFCPHTSCDLGARSATGVIRLGATLCCISRGIRETVVPVRFRCKPQVGLYTLRHGVMGGDAREGVVQTLAW; this is encoded by the coding sequence TTGAACCGATCACCCGAGCGATCGCGCCGAGCCCCACGCATCAGCCTTGAATGCTACGAGATCGAGCACCCGAGGGTTTCGCAAGGGGTGGACGGGTTGACAATTCTGCATCTTTCTGACTTTCACCTTAAACGCGCTTGGCGTGAAGACCCCAGAATGGTGGAACTCGTGGATTTGGTCGGTTCGGTCGAGGTGGACCTCGTCGTGCTGACAGGCGACTACATCGAACGCCGAGGCTCAGAGGCGGACGCGTGCGATTTTCTCGAAACGTTGAGTGCGTCGTGGCGAGCCCGGATAGGCGCGTTCGGGATCTTCGGCAACCACGACACACCGGAACTGGTCCGCCAGGTGACCGACCGCGTGCGATGGCTCAACAATGAGCGCACAAGGGTGGGAGATCTGCTGATCGTCGGAACAAGTGAACCCGAGGACCTGCTCGGAGCAATGGCGCAGGATGGCCAGGGCGGGACAGCCGACATGGGGTTTTCGATTCTGCTGGCGCACTATCCGACCCAGATCGTCCCGGCTGCTGCGATGGGGATTGATCTCGTGCTCGCGGGGCACACCCATGGCGGGCAAATACGCATCAGTCCGCGATTCTGCCCGCACACATCGTGCGACCTCGGAGCGCGGTCTGCCACGGGCGTGATTCGGCTTGGCGCGACCCTGTGCTGCATTTCGCGGGGAATTAGGGAAACAGTGGTGCCGGTTCGGTTTCGGTGCAAGCCTCAGGTTGGGCTGTACACACTTCGGCACGGAGTGATGGGTGGAGATGCCCGCGAGGGCGTGGTGCAGACGCTGGCGTGGTGA
- a CDS encoding S8 family serine peptidase: MGGAFGQFGGGPGGWGQIEPIEPYDPMFNPDWANASTNPFHRGQHWLMTTRVPHAWTMVGYDPNNPPEPNLTDPNRIIAFIDSGIDLDHIEFGGRPGTGGSRISAQSVSIFQENYPSGTQNVCNCDSAVMTPAPEDTAPLIIGATSHGTLVAGIAAAEPNGIGMVGTCWDCGILVIRVFAYSPDAPCGGGSIGTLCRQSELSIAASIRYAAGWDQSLNGGLGGYLEQPRARIISISDQSQGGFSGIGCTDNPAARPEIVAAIEEAYGQGCIIVVLAGNVNSVQPCWMTSDPVTEDPDDTQCTPLAGWIPEEIQNGIAIHPKTIVVGGTCMWGTNWLCRSRINPLRSNVYIEPCCPLQDENWCNAYYPSLPEGADPDRLPVLSVVAPMSHVFGTWGDGLWDEHTPLSNNDFGIPPAGTSFATPQVAGIVALMLRVNPNLTFEDVRHILEVTATDIEDPGYDAKTGHGLVNARAAVEYVIKMALPANFNGDESIDTLDAIDFLIAYGQGDLTADLDLDGQHTEADLAIFLDSYLTD, encoded by the coding sequence TTGGGGGGGGCGTTCGGACAATTCGGCGGCGGGCCTGGTGGTTGGGGGCAGATCGAGCCGATTGAGCCGTATGACCCAATGTTCAATCCGGACTGGGCCAATGCGAGCACCAATCCCTTTCATCGCGGGCAGCACTGGCTGATGACGACGCGCGTGCCGCACGCGTGGACCATGGTGGGATACGACCCGAACAATCCGCCCGAGCCGAACTTGACGGATCCGAATCGGATCATCGCATTTATTGACTCTGGAATCGATCTGGACCATATTGAGTTTGGGGGGAGACCGGGGACTGGTGGGTCCCGAATTTCCGCACAGAGCGTCTCGATATTTCAAGAGAATTATCCTAGTGGAACTCAAAATGTGTGCAATTGCGATTCCGCAGTCATGACACCAGCCCCAGAGGACACAGCCCCTCTTATCATTGGTGCTACTTCTCACGGAACACTCGTGGCTGGGATCGCGGCGGCAGAGCCCAACGGCATTGGAATGGTTGGCACATGCTGGGATTGCGGCATTCTTGTGATTCGAGTCTTCGCGTACTCCCCCGACGCTCCTTGTGGGGGAGGTTCAATCGGCACATTATGTCGACAAAGTGAACTGTCGATTGCCGCCTCCATCCGTTATGCCGCCGGCTGGGATCAGTCACTCAATGGTGGATTGGGTGGATATCTTGAACAGCCTCGCGCCAGGATTATCTCGATTTCGGATCAGTCGCAAGGGGGGTTCAGCGGCATCGGTTGCACTGACAACCCTGCTGCTCGCCCCGAGATCGTTGCCGCCATTGAAGAAGCCTATGGCCAAGGATGCATCATCGTCGTCCTCGCTGGAAACGTTAATTCAGTTCAGCCGTGCTGGATGACGAGCGACCCTGTGACAGAGGATCCGGATGATACACAATGCACGCCTCTTGCGGGATGGATTCCAGAGGAGATTCAAAACGGGATCGCGATACATCCCAAGACGATCGTGGTTGGCGGAACATGCATGTGGGGAACGAACTGGTTGTGCCGGTCTCGCATCAACCCCTTGCGATCGAATGTATATATTGAGCCGTGTTGTCCTCTACAAGACGAGAACTGGTGCAATGCATACTACCCCAGTCTGCCTGAGGGAGCAGACCCGGATCGACTGCCGGTGCTTTCGGTTGTTGCACCGATGTCACACGTCTTTGGTACCTGGGGTGACGGGCTATGGGACGAACATACACCACTGAGCAACAACGATTTCGGCATTCCGCCAGCGGGCACATCGTTTGCCACACCGCAGGTCGCAGGTATTGTTGCGCTGATGCTGCGTGTAAATCCCAATCTCACCTTTGAAGATGTCAGGCATATACTCGAAGTCACCGCGACCGACATCGAAGATCCCGGCTATGACGCCAAGACCGGCCACGGCCTGGTCAACGCGCGAGCCGCGGTCGAATATGTTATCAAGATGGCGCTTCCTGCAAACTTCAACGGCGACGAAAGCATCGACACGCTCGACGCCATCGACTTTCTCATCGCCTATGGCCAAGGTGACCTGACGGCCGACCTCGATCTCGACGGCCAGCACACCGAAGCGGATCTTGCAATCTTTCTGGACAGTTATCTTACAGATTGA
- the thiC gene encoding phosphomethylpyrimidine synthase ThiC: MPAPSDKTAWDFLPQGWSVEVLDTSCEPAHSKTQGSQAPGTQSVVFTTALGRTLRVTCPAGFAPVTQLEHARLGIITPQMRRVAQREPHLSPEQVRDEVAAGRMVIPANINHLRHRLDPMCIGRASMTKVNANMGASPVSSGTDEELEKLDWAIRWGADTVMDLSTGGDLDACREAFCRHSTVPIGTVPIYSMIIGKKIEDLDWPTIQATLRKQAEQGVDYFTIHAGVRRSHLKFVKNRLIGIVSRGGSLLAKWMLVHNRENIMYERWEDICAILREHDVTFSIGDGLRPGGLADATDAAQLAELETLGELTERAWRCGVQVMIEGPGHVPFDQIEYNAKLQRALCHGAPFYVLGPLVTDVFPGYDHITSCIGATAIAYHGASMLCYVTPKEHLGLPKRGDVKEGCIAYKIAAHAADVALGIPGSRDWDDALTKARAALNWQQHFELAFDEDTARAYHDEDLDVDTDFCAMCGHDWCSVRISKEIQEFASGKAEGFERVGKDGKAGAPVKSDALSLEQQRILESRGYLSPEEIHRLAAKVKGKVPAKEEGKAACHSDFVDDDTARRLQREQVVQLNAAPAHGIAKEDRLI; this comes from the coding sequence ATGCCCGCACCCAGCGACAAGACGGCCTGGGACTTCCTGCCGCAGGGTTGGAGTGTCGAGGTCCTCGACACGTCTTGCGAGCCCGCACATTCCAAGACCCAGGGATCTCAAGCCCCGGGCACGCAGTCCGTCGTCTTCACGACCGCACTCGGCCGCACACTGCGCGTCACCTGCCCCGCAGGCTTTGCACCCGTCACGCAACTCGAACACGCCCGCCTCGGGATCATCACGCCGCAGATGCGCCGCGTGGCCCAGCGCGAGCCGCACCTGAGCCCCGAGCAAGTGCGCGACGAAGTGGCCGCGGGCCGCATGGTCATCCCGGCCAACATCAATCACCTGCGCCACCGCCTCGACCCGATGTGCATCGGCCGCGCGAGCATGACCAAGGTCAACGCCAACATGGGCGCCAGCCCAGTCAGCAGCGGCACCGATGAAGAACTCGAAAAACTCGACTGGGCCATCCGGTGGGGCGCAGACACCGTCATGGATCTCTCAACCGGCGGCGACCTCGACGCCTGCCGCGAGGCCTTCTGCCGCCACTCGACCGTGCCCATCGGCACCGTGCCGATCTACTCGATGATCATCGGCAAGAAGATCGAAGATCTCGACTGGCCGACGATCCAAGCCACGTTGCGCAAGCAGGCCGAGCAGGGCGTTGATTACTTCACGATCCACGCCGGCGTGCGCCGCTCGCACCTCAAGTTCGTCAAGAACCGCCTCATCGGCATCGTCAGCCGAGGCGGATCGCTGCTGGCCAAGTGGATGCTGGTGCACAACCGCGAGAACATCATGTACGAGCGGTGGGAGGACATCTGCGCGATCCTGCGCGAGCACGACGTGACGTTCTCGATCGGCGATGGACTGCGCCCGGGCGGTCTGGCCGACGCCACCGACGCGGCGCAACTGGCCGAACTCGAAACCCTCGGCGAACTGACCGAACGTGCCTGGCGCTGCGGCGTGCAGGTCATGATCGAAGGCCCCGGGCACGTGCCATTCGATCAGATCGAGTACAACGCCAAACTCCAGCGCGCCCTCTGCCATGGCGCCCCGTTCTATGTGCTCGGGCCGCTCGTGACGGATGTGTTTCCGGGATACGACCACATTACATCGTGCATCGGCGCGACCGCGATCGCCTATCACGGCGCGAGCATGCTCTGCTACGTCACGCCCAAGGAACACCTCGGCCTGCCCAAGCGCGGCGACGTCAAGGAAGGATGCATCGCCTACAAGATCGCAGCCCACGCCGCTGATGTCGCTCTGGGCATCCCCGGCTCGCGCGACTGGGATGACGCGTTGACCAAGGCCCGCGCCGCCCTCAACTGGCAACAGCACTTCGAACTGGCCTTCGACGAAGACACCGCGCGGGCCTATCACGACGAAGACCTCGATGTGGACACCGATTTCTGCGCCATGTGCGGCCACGACTGGTGCAGCGTGCGCATCAGCAAGGAGATTCAGGAGTTCGCCAGCGGCAAGGCCGAGGGCTTCGAGCGCGTCGGAAAAGACGGCAAGGCAGGAGCACCAGTCAAAAGCGACGCGCTCTCGCTCGAGCAACAACGCATCCTCGAATCCCGCGGCTATCTCTCGCCCGAAGAGATCCACCGCCTCGCAGCCAAAGTCAAGGGCAAGGTGCCAGCCAAGGAAGAAGGCAAGGCCGCATGCCACTCGGACTTTGTCGACGACGACACCGCCCGCCGCCTCCAGCGAGAGCAGGTCGTTCAGCTCAATGCGGCACCGGCACACGGGATCGCGAAAGAGGATCGGTTGATTTAA
- a CDS encoding DinB family protein, whose translation MEEHAATGGRAPMGGPELGPMTDTTNTRSDVAAILLAHSRAADRDLFAACRSLTDKQLDRAFAMGPGSIRATLAHNIGAMQVWADAYAGRPRRGWLPDEGPRSLTELERLAEEAHEEWATIAGSHPLDTVLERQRDGKTQRFTRAHIIAHVTTHSVHHRAQMINMLRQLGVSPLPTGSAMSWVTTSLDLAR comes from the coding sequence ATGGAAGAACATGCTGCAACGGGCGGCCGCGCGCCGATGGGCGGGCCTGAACTCGGGCCGATGACCGACACCACCAACACGCGCAGCGACGTGGCCGCGATTCTGCTGGCGCACAGCCGGGCTGCCGATCGCGATCTCTTCGCCGCGTGCCGAAGCCTCACGGACAAACAACTCGACCGTGCGTTTGCGATGGGGCCAGGCTCGATCCGTGCCACGCTGGCCCACAACATCGGAGCGATGCAGGTCTGGGCCGATGCGTACGCCGGTCGCCCGCGGCGCGGGTGGCTGCCCGACGAGGGACCCAGGAGCCTTACTGAACTCGAGCGCCTGGCCGAAGAAGCCCACGAAGAATGGGCCACGATCGCCGGATCGCATCCGCTCGACACGGTGCTCGAACGCCAGCGCGATGGCAAGACGCAGCGCTTCACCCGCGCCCACATCATCGCGCACGTCACGACCCACAGCGTCCACCACCGCGCACAGATGATCAACATGCTCCGGCAGTTGGGCGTGAGCCCGCTGCCCACCGGCAGCGCGATGTCGTGGGTCACGACGTCGCTAGATCTCGCACGCTAA
- a CDS encoding alpha/beta fold hydrolase translates to MSDQQALARAALRAAGRARSQLAGARSSLCLCLLVAIALMGGCSGIESRLLSTPRSTWDTPERAREVWIDLADGGRLHGWLFLPQSSRPLEDAEPEQTAARLPLPAVLYLHGRADSMALYREAAPVFSDAIGVALLMVDYRGWGKSSQANPLGRRSLLDDARAALAHLRAMPEVDDQRIALWGASMGGHPATALFAEEAELAALVLWASPADSKRLLADHRRRLGFAAYTAGAIGLRRWREPRHEIAGATGRPVLIVHGLLDGVVPIGHGVTLHNTALAAGARAEWYSDLSGHEGLSPGARNRIEEFLRTHLGLSGAPALLREAIDAIATHTLGRERHDWAAVERDLRAGLEPGQPQRAAHEAIGAAVARLGDAHARFIALAAPTPDDVPEQLAQAPQADESLPPAGPAAPSIPLTPRGRVLDDGTAYLVVPGCYAPDTEALRDWARAACDEVSRLAAHAPRGWLIDLRLNGGGNLWPMLLGLEPLLGDGVLMTMVGDGGGDGARDGVGTGEGVETSRVQSRFGVGTEDGSTAAWIEWGGQRIVQLDWAGQPPPALAVPLDGRDDSNRDGGSGPRVAVLLGPWTISSGEALALCLLSRAGTRSFGEPTAGLTTVTQGFALSDGSMLILPVSLMGDAAGRAIHGPLAPMNLVPFASWPDADDEAARAARAWLGR, encoded by the coding sequence ATGAGCGACCAGCAGGCACTAGCACGCGCCGCGCTTCGAGCAGCGGGTCGCGCGCGCTCGCAGCTGGCCGGTGCGCGTTCTTCGCTTTGCCTGTGCCTGCTGGTGGCGATCGCGCTCATGGGCGGGTGCTCCGGCATCGAGTCACGGCTGCTGAGCACACCGCGTTCTACCTGGGACACGCCCGAGCGGGCGCGCGAGGTCTGGATCGATCTGGCCGACGGCGGGCGGCTGCACGGCTGGCTGTTTCTGCCGCAGTCGAGCCGGCCACTCGAGGACGCCGAGCCGGAACAAACCGCGGCGCGCCTGCCACTCCCGGCGGTGCTCTATCTGCACGGCCGGGCCGACAGCATGGCGTTGTATCGCGAGGCGGCACCGGTGTTCAGCGATGCGATCGGCGTGGCGCTGCTGATGGTCGATTACCGAGGCTGGGGCAAATCGAGCCAGGCAAACCCGCTGGGCCGGCGCAGCCTGCTCGACGATGCGCGGGCGGCGCTGGCGCACCTGCGCGCCATGCCGGAGGTCGATGACCAGCGCATCGCGCTCTGGGGCGCGAGCATGGGCGGGCACCCGGCGACGGCGCTGTTCGCCGAGGAGGCTGAACTTGCGGCCCTGGTGCTGTGGGCCAGTCCGGCCGACTCCAAGCGGCTGCTGGCCGACCATCGTCGGCGGCTGGGCTTTGCGGCGTACACGGCCGGGGCGATCGGGTTGCGCCGCTGGCGCGAGCCAAGGCACGAGATCGCGGGCGCGACGGGCCGCCCCGTCCTGATCGTGCACGGGCTGCTCGACGGAGTGGTGCCGATCGGCCACGGCGTCACGCTGCACAACACGGCGCTGGCGGCTGGCGCGCGGGCCGAGTGGTACAGCGACCTGAGCGGCCACGAAGGCCTCAGCCCGGGCGCACGCAACCGCATCGAGGAGTTCCTGCGCACGCACCTCGGGCTGAGCGGCGCGCCCGCGCTGCTGCGCGAAGCGATCGACGCCATCGCGACCCACACGCTGGGCCGCGAGCGCCACGACTGGGCGGCGGTCGAGCGCGACCTGCGGGCGGGGCTGGAACCCGGGCAGCCGCAGCGCGCGGCCCACGAGGCGATCGGGGCGGCGGTGGCGCGACTGGGTGACGCGCACGCGCGCTTCATCGCGTTGGCAGCGCCGACTCCCGACGATGTGCCCGAGCAGCTGGCCCAGGCTCCCCAGGCTGATGAGTCTCTGCCGCCGGCTGGCCCCGCCGCGCCGTCGATCCCCCTCACGCCCCGGGGCCGCGTGCTCGATGATGGCACAGCGTATCTGGTCGTTCCCGGCTGCTACGCGCCAGACACCGAGGCCCTGCGCGACTGGGCCCGCGCGGCCTGCGACGAGGTCTCTCGGCTGGCGGCGCACGCGCCGCGCGGGTGGCTGATCGATCTGCGGCTCAACGGCGGGGGCAATCTCTGGCCCATGCTCCTCGGTCTCGAGCCGCTGCTGGGCGATGGAGTGCTGATGACCATGGTCGGAGACGGCGGCGGGGATGGCGCACGCGACGGTGTCGGCACAGGCGAGGGGGTTGAAACCAGCCGCGTCCAGAGCCGCTTTGGCGTCGGAACCGAAGACGGGAGCACCGCGGCGTGGATCGAATGGGGCGGCCAGCGCATCGTGCAGCTCGACTGGGCGGGCCAGCCTCCGCCCGCGCTGGCGGTGCCGCTCGACGGGCGTGATGACTCGAATCGCGATGGCGGCAGTGGCCCGCGCGTCGCGGTGCTGCTGGGCCCATGGACGATCAGCAGCGGCGAGGCGCTGGCGCTGTGCCTGCTGTCGCGCGCGGGCACGCGATCGTTCGGCGAGCCGACAGCCGGGCTGACGACGGTGACGCAGGGCTTTGCGCTCTCGGACGGCTCGATGCTGATCCTGCCGGTGTCGCTCATGGGCGATGCCGCGGGCCGCGCGATCCACGGCCCGCTCGCACCGATGAATCTCGTGCCCTTCGCATCCTGGCCCGACGCCGACGACGAGGCCGCCCGCGCGGCCCGGGCGTGGCTGGGGCGGTAA